A stretch of DNA from Arachis hypogaea cultivar Tifrunner chromosome 19, arahy.Tifrunner.gnm2.J5K5, whole genome shotgun sequence:
AAAGTAAACATAGCACATGGCCAGTGATTTTAATGCCATATAACCTTCCACCATGGTTGTGCATGAAGCAAGAGTTTTTTATTTTGTCGTTACTCATTCCTGGACCAACAGCGCCTGGAAATAATATTGATGTTTTCTTGCAACCTTTGATAGAAGAGTTAAAGGAATTATGGGATGTTGGGGTGAAAACCTATGATGTCTTTGATAAGAAGACATTCAATATGAAAGTAGCGCTCATGTGGACAATAAATGATTTTCCAGCATATGGTAACTTATCTGGTTGGTGCACTTATGGTGAATTTGCTTGCCCTTCTTGCAATATAGACACTCATTCTATAAGGCTCACAAAAGTCAAAAGTATTGCTACATGGGTCATCGACGCTTCTTGAAGTCTAATCATAAATATCGAAATGATGCAAGGTCTTTCGATGGGACTAAAGAATCAAGAGTTGCGCTTGGTCCAATATCAGGTTCATTAGTTTTGAATCAAACTAGAGGCATAAATTTTTCTCTTGGTAAGCTTGGTGAAGATGTTAGTGGGGTGATAAAAAATACATGGAGAAAGAGGAGCATTTTTTTCAATCTCCCTTATTGGGAAACAAATTTGGTGCGACATAACCTTGACGTGATGCACATAGAAAAAAATGTGTGTGATAACTTGATATATACATTGTTAGGTCTGGGTAAAAAGTCGAAAGATAACTTGAAGGCTCGGTTGGACTTGAAAGAGATGAATATAAGACCTAGCTTATGGCCTCAACAACGAGCTAATGGAAAGACATTTCTCCCTCCTTCTTATTTCTCAATGTCTTCTGCTGAAAAGAAGTTGTTTTATGAAGTACTAGAAAATGTTAAGCTTCCACATGGCTATGCATCTAATGTCTCTCGTTGCATTCGGAAACAGAAAATATCAGGGCTAAAATCTCATGATTGCCATGTTATAATGCAAGAACTTCTTCCACTTGCCTTACGAGGAACAGTAGATAAAAAGATGAGCTCTGTTTTGATCGAATTGTGCACATTCTTTCGAGGGATATGCAGTAAAAATCTTGAAGTGGAAAAATTAACACTACTTGAGGAGAAGATTGTCTTAATATTGTGTGACATGGAGAAGCTCTTCCTCCCATCATTTTTCACAATTATGGTGCATTTGGTTATTCATTTAGCAACTGAAGCTAAAATTGCAGGTCCAGTCCAATATCGCTAGATGTATCCAATAGAAAGGTGcggataattatatatattagattTAAATTGCAGGTTCAGTCTATTTTCATatatagtagaataatattaactTATGTTATAGGTATTTATGCACTTTAAAATCATATGTTCGAAATCAAGCATGTCCAGAAGGTTCTATAACAGAGGGATATATTTCAAATGAGTGTTTGGCATTTTGCTCACTATATATGGAAGGTGGGGATTCAAGATTTTATTggtcaacaaaaaataaaatggagATTGAGCATGAGGCTGATCaagaagaatgcctttttccttctATTGGGAAACCATTTGGCAAAGAAGAAGCATTTTTAATGGATGATAAAACATGGTTGCAAACCCATCGATATGTGCTCTTCAATTGTGCTTCTAAAGTGGTTGAAGATTATAGAAAGTGAGTGATCATCTAGCTCTCTTTTTTGTTTACCATATATAACGTTATTAGTGACATATATATGGGTCACATGTACAGTGAACATATTAGTGAGATCAAGAGAACACATCGCAAGCGTCGCCTTTCTCCACATCAACTTGATCGCttgcattttaattcatttcatgAATGGTTCAAGGATGAAGTAagtaaaagatttaattattattttttggttaatatcATGTTACTTTATCAAAAGTTTATAGCTTCTATATTATTTTCTGGTTAGATTAACAAGTTGGATATCACATTTGGTACCCAAGGTGATATAAGAACCCTTTCACGAGGTCCAAGTTACATTGCAAGACGATTCAAAGGTTTTGATTTGAACAATGGGTATCGATTTCGAACAAAGAAGCATGAAGAGTCCAAGGCAACACAAGATTTAGGTGTCATGGTTGTGTCAAAGGTGATTAGCTATGCAAGTGCAAGTGACAATGCTCCCAAGTCGGGAAACATCAATTATTATGAAAGATTGACTGATATTATAGAGTTAAATTACTTTGAAGAATTTAAGGTTGTCTTATTTAAATGTGATTGGGTTGACATAACCAAAGGTAGAGGAGTTAAGAAAGATGACTTGGGTTTCACACTAATGAACTTTTCACACTTAATACATACCAGTGATCAAGAGAGTGATGAACCTTTCGTATTTGCAAACCAAGCTCAACAAGTGATATTTGTGAAAGAtcctcatgatcatgaatggTTTATCCTTAGGCTAATTAGTCCTCGAGACATATATAatatggaagaaaagaaaatcatGCAGTTTGAGCAATTAATACAAAATGATAATGGTGACTTAACTTTGTTAGAGGAAATTTGTCACTTTGAGGATGGGAATAATGATTGGGTTAGAAGTGGGGTTAATGGTATAGTAATTGATCATGGACATTCACCAAATCAAACTGATGACAATTCTGAGTAAGTTAGGTAATATTTTGAGAACTTTTACATTTTGCATtctcattttctgtatttttcttatttttatttattaagtttatattttttttatttagagagGTGTACTAAGTGACTTGCATTTTTCTGCACATGCTCATTTGGAGAGGTGTTGGTACACGCATGAAGAAGCAGATGCAGCCCTTACTTTGATATATAGCTCTTACTTTGATGTTTTGAATTTTGATCTTTGAGTTTGAAGGATCTTTTATGTCTTAAGATTGGTTACTTATTCTGTTTATTAATGTTGACCTAGGGAGTTAATATgttattttacctttttttttgatAAAGTTGGTATAATATAACTTGATTCACTTTACTCTTGTCCTGTTATTACATGGAAGCTTTGAAAACTCAGGTTAGAATCCTTGGGTTCTGTTTTTtgatactttttttcctttttcataatctattttttgttttgttttgttaaaTGTAAATGTTTTATACTTTAAATTCTACTGACTTTGTAGGATATGGATGCATCAAAGAAGAACTATAAAAAGTCAAATATTGAAGGAAGAAATTTGGAAAATAATTTAGAGTCAAATAAAAAGGGGAAacataaaaagagaaagaaaatgcatgaaattgatGGGGAAGCTACAAAGAACTGGGAAGAAGAGGGCTTCACTagtagaaaaaagaagagaaagagattgGAAGAAATGAGTGCTTCAATGGCAAGCAAAAGACACAAACTTATTGAAGATAATGATCTTGAGAGTGCTGTCTCAAGTACAGATTTAAGAGTGCTTAAAAAGAGTCGTGTGAGATTTGTTGAAGAGGAAAATTATGCTGATGAAGTGCTGCCTTTTATGGAGCAACTATTGAATGATGAGAATGTGTCTCAAACTCCTAGTATTTCTAATAGtataaattcttagcaagatgaAGAATTAGGTGATATTATTATTGCtttaaatatgatattattatattttcatatttctttTCACTGAataattgcattttttttgttaGGTCATCCAAAAGCAAAGAGGGTTAGAGGACCTACATTGTTGAAAAAATTTGGAACATGCCTCATGGAAAGACAATTGATGTGCAATTTAATAACCGCAACCAAGCTATAAGAAAAGAAGGCAGAAAACTTGCTAGTTTTCTTGGTATTCTAGCTAGAACTCCTTCAATAATGCCTTTAAACATAGATGACTGGAGATGTTATGATAAAGAGGAGAAAAATAAGTTGCTAAAAATTGTGAGGGTAAGAATTTATTATTCTTAACGGAttccaatttaattttatttgattcattaagaAATTGCTTGAAcgttttgtagaagaagttttCTATCCCAATATGTGGTGAGGAATTTGTAAAAAGATCAAttgaaaagaaatggaaagattATAAATGTTACTTAAAGGGTATGTATTTGGGCAATACAAAACCAAAGATATTTTATTGAAGAATAGACCAGAACGAATCCCAAGAGATCAATGGATTGGTCTTGTCTCATATTGGTTCTCTGATAAAGCAAAGGTACTTTGAATCTGATAAGGATTGTCTTCATTTGTTTTATtagcattttcttattttttttaattctaattctGCCATAATTGCAGCAAATTACTTAGGGCAAAGTAGATTTTACTGAAACTGTATAGAATTTACTATTTTACTGAATTTAATAAGGATTGTCTTCAtttgttttattaatattttcttattttttaattctaattctGCTATAACTGCAGCAAATTACTTAGGCCAAAGTAGATTTTACTGAAACTGTATAGAACTTACTATTTTACTGATTTGATAAGGATTGCCTTCATTTGTTTTATtagcattttcttatttttttaattctaattctGCCATAACTGCAACAAATTACTTAGGCCAAAGTAGATTTTACTGAAACTGTATAGAACTTACTATTTTACTGAAATTGTATAGATATAGAAAATaggaaaatagagaaataatgGCAGGTGTGTGTAGTAGTGTATTTTACTAATCCATAATGTGTTTTGATAGAAACGTACTCAAGCAAATAGGAttaataaagcaaagcaaaaaatGCCTCACACGGGAGGATCCAAAAACATTGCAACATTGATGGATAAACAGGTACTTATGCGTAATTTTTATTtcagatattttataaaataatgcaCTATTTTTTTCTGGGACCATTAGCAACGCAGCAcagtatatataatataagaacACTAAAAATTTGTCCTTTTTTGAACCATTAGCAAAGCAGCACAGTATAtataatcttttgactttgtcaTTTTGTTAGGCCAAGGATGGAATCGAACCTTTACGAGCAGagatttttctcaaaattcatAAAAGGCGTAAGGATGGTAGACCATTGGATGAGGAGTCTGCAAAAGCAGTGGTAAAATTtatgaatttgtatcttcttctTGTTATGATTGAAAAGTATAAAGGAACTAAATCATGCATTTAGTTTTAAAATAGGAACATACATGTATCCTCCTTTTTAGCTTCACTCAATTGTGACATTTAGTTCTTTCTATATAGGAACTAATTGAAGAGAATTGGAATAATGGCGAGCTATCTAATGAAGAATCTAATAATGGTGTTGCTTGGGAAGGAGATGTTTATTCTCAAGTATTGGGAAGTGATAGAAGTGGTTACGTACGTGgtttaggacttggtccaacaccTTTATTGTGGGGTAATAAATCATCTTATGGTAAATTTGCTTCAGATGCTTTTGCTAATGAGGTTGCTCAAAAATTACAACAAGAAATAAAGGTGCTAAAGGAGAAacatgaagaagaaatgaagttgatgaaagaaaatcaaaataaaatgttGGCTGAATTGTCTTttatgagacaagttttgtgTAAGCTTGTTTCATCAGGTTCATCTATGACTCAAGATTTCAATGAAAATTCTTTTATGcaggtaatttttaaaatttgaaattttttcttgtgaactgtttttttttatttgacactACTACATTTATTAGGTTCCTGATGCTAATAGTGGTCATGAGTTAGCACCATCCAACACTTGAAATCAGGTTTGATGCtaatagttaattattttcttGAAAGATTATATCTTTATCTATTATTGTTTGAATCCaacactaattaactaactaataattattattattgtataaaTTCCGAACATGCCTATGCAGGAAGTGGagtttgatttgaatttgaaatagcATGTATTGAgggtataaattaattattaatagcaCGCTCTAGCTAGCGCATTGTGCATATAGACAAAGAAGTCCAAAATTATCGGAAATTTTGCCTGGctctttggtgcacgaattgtgaatcacacttttcacaactcgtaccactaaccagcaagtgcactgggtcgtccaagtaataccttacgtgagtaagggtcgaatcccatggagattgttggtttgaagcaatctatggttatcttgtaaatcttagtcaggaggtcaattataattatcagtttgaattgcgaaaaataaaagagcaataattaaatacttgttttgcagtaatggagaatatgttagagttttggagatgctttgtcttctgaatctctgctttctccctgccttcttcttcacacacgcaaggttcctcatatggcaagctgtatgttggtggatcaccgttgtcaatggctaccatccgtcctctcagtgaaaagggtccaggtgcgctgtcaccgcacggctaatcatctgtcggttcccactcatgttggaataggatccattgatccttttgcgtctgtcactacgcccagcccttgtgagtttgaagctcgtcacagtcattcaatccctaaatcctactcggaataccacagacaaggtttagactttccagattctcaagaatgctgccaagggattctagcttataccacgaagattctaattaaggaatccaagagatatttattcaatcgaaggtagaacggaggtggttgtcaggcacgcgttcataggttgaggatgatgatgagtgtcacggatcatcgcatccatcatattgaagtgcgaataaacatcttagatagaaacaagcgtgtttgaatataaaacagaaatagttgcattaattcatcgaaacacagcagagctcctcacccccaacaatggagttcagagactcatgccatcgaatagtacaaagttcagatctaaaaatgtcatgagatccaaaataaatctctaaaagttgtttaaatactaaactagtaacctaggtttacagaaaatgagtaaactatgatagatagtgcagaaatccacttctggggcctacttggtgtgtgctggggctgagacttaagattctcacgtgcctaggctattttgggtgttcaacaccaggttgtaacctgtttctggcgttgaactccaacttgtaacctgtttctggcgctagacgccagactgcaacatggaactggcgttgaatgccagtttacatcgtctatccttgagcaaagtatggactattatatattgatggaaagccctggatgtcgactttccaactcaattgaaagcacgtcaattggacttctgtagctctagaaaatccattacgagtgcagggaagtcagaatccaacaacatcagcagtcctttttcagcttgaatcagatttttgctcagcttcctcaatttcagccagaaattacctgaaatcacagaaaaacacacaaactcatagtaaagtccagaaatgtgatttttatttaaaaattaataaaaatataataaaaagtgactaaaacacattaaaaactacctaaaaacaatgccaaaaagcatataaattatccgctcatcacaacaccaaacttaaattgttgcttgtccccaagcaactaaaaataaagtaggataaaaagaagaaaatatacaatgaattccaaaaacatctatgaagatcagtcttaattagatgagcggggctattagctttttgcttctgaacagttttggcatctcactttatcctttgaagttcagaatgattggtatctataggaactcagaattcagatagtgttattgattctcctagttcagtatgttgattcttgaacacatctactttatgagtcttggccatggccctaagcactctgttttccagtattaccaccggatacattcatgccacagacacataactgggtgaaccttttcagattgtgactcagctttgctaaagtccccaattagaggtgtccagggttcttaagcacactctattttttactttggacctcgactttaaccgctcagtctcaagttttcacgtgacaccttcacgccacaagcacatggttagggacagcttggtttagccgctaaggctaggattttattcctttaggccttcctatccactgatgctcaaagccttggatcctttttattaccc
This window harbors:
- the LOC112778344 gene encoding uncharacterized protein; the encoded protein is MLLKGYVFGQYKTKDILLKNRPERIPRDQWIGLVSYWFSDKAKKRTQANRINKAKQKMPHTGGSKNIATLMDKQAKDGIEPLRAEIFLKIHKRRKDGRPLDEESAKAVELIEENWNNGELSNEESNNGVAWEGDVYSQVLGSDRSGYVRGLGLGPTPLLWGNKSSYGKFASDAFANEVAQKLQQEIKVLKEKHEEEMKLMKENQNKMLAELSFMRQVLCKLVSSGSSMTQDFNENSFMQVPDANSGHELAPSNT